The following nucleotide sequence is from Trifolium pratense cultivar HEN17-A07 linkage group LG2, ARS_RC_1.1, whole genome shotgun sequence.
ttatttcgtcgtaaattaattttttattttttattttttataccaaaattcataattttttttctctacaaatagagacttggttcgtttgatttggacaccgaaaaaaaaacgcaatttttcactactttaaactcgattatttcgtcgtaaattaattttttattttttattttttataccaaaattcataatttttttttccctacaaatagagacttggttcgtttgatttggacaccggaatccttctgaaaccatttatatggtagaatggtttcagagagttgtaatctgaaaccattttgctggtagaatggtttcagtaagttgattattagttatttgcttctgaaaccatttagcttgtagaatggttgcacatagttgtattctgaaaccattttactggtagaatggtttcagtgagtaatttattaattgtgtttgcttctgaaaccatttatctggtagaatggtttcagagagttgtaatctgaaaccattttgctggtagaatggtttcagtaagttgattattagttatttgcttctgaaaccatttagcttgtagaatggttgcacatagttgtattctgaaaccattttactggtagaatggtttcagtgagtaatttattaattgtgtttgcttctgaaaccatttatctggtagaatggtttcagagagttgtaatctgaaaccattttgctggtagaatggtttcagtaagttgattattagttatttgcttctgaaaccatttagcttgtagaatgattgcacatagtttgcttctgaaaccatttatctggtacaatggtttcagagagttgtaatctgaaaccattttgctggtagaatggtttcagtaagttgattattagttatttgcttctgaaaccatttagcttgtagaatggttgcacatagttgtattctgaaaccattttactggtagaatggtttcagtgagtaatttattaattgtgtttacttctgaaaccatttatctggtagaatggtttcagagagttgtaatctgaaaccattttgctggtagaatggtttcagtaagttgattattagttatttgcttctgaaaccatttagcttgtagaatgattgcacatagttgtattctgaaaccatttatctggtacaatggtttcagagagttgtaatctgaaaccattttgctggtagaatggtttcagtaagttgattattagttatttgcttctgaaaccatttagcttgtagaatggttgcacatagttgtattctgaaaccattttactggtagaatggtttcagtgagtaatttattaattgtgtttgcttctgaaaccatttatctggtagaatggtttcagagagttgtaatctgaaaccattttgctggtagaatggtttcagtaagttgattatcagttatttgatgagattaaggtagtgaaaaattgggttttttttttctgtgtccaaatcaaacgaaccaagtctctatttgtagagaaaaaaaaattatgaattttggtataaaaaataaaaaataaaaaattaatttacgacgaaataatcgagtttaaagtagtgaaaaattgcgtttttttttcggtgtccaaatcaaacaaaccaagtctctatttgtagagaaaaaaaaattatgaattttggtataaaaaataaaaaataaaaaattaatttacgacgaaataatcgagtttaaagtataaaatggaaaaaaattaacgcagccaatcacatcatgacacgtggcctgcctttttcagaattttctctctccgcgtcatccaGCAAGCACCACGCGCgtttgtcggcgcgtgtgatgcacgcgcgctgATCTTGGCCACtaacacgctgccacgtgtcctgggggggaaaaagaagtgggggcgcgtgtactgttgcgtaaaattacagaaatgcccctgttgctctattcttccaaaaaattaaaaaatgggtatttttgtccaactcaaaaggtgcaccttgctaatttagacccaactgggtctaaattagcagccccctatatatatatatatatatatatatatatatatatatatatatatatatcatgaatTGCTATGGATACTATGTTTCACTTATTCAAGATTAAAGACATATTTATACAtttgttattagtttttttattagttaatcttttgactaatttttattgattcatGATGCAGGGAACCTCAACACTTGATAAATGCTCCGTCTAAAAAATCTTTTCAAGAAAACCAGAAGTTCCAATCACATATACTTTATATTATGTAAATGTGAGtatgataataatttaagactGAGTTAGTATATAACTTCTTAGTGATTCAGATTTTTTACGCTTTCAACATAGCTTAGATTTCTTGGTGAAGCACATGCTACGTAATATATGATTCAAATTTTAAGTTGTTGCATTGCAGAACAAGCTATGTGTAAATTTTTTAAGTATATGAGTGATACATATGAGAGCAATGTTTGTATATTtcacatttattttttgttgtatgGCCTCTAAAGCTCAATCATACACAAGAATATCAAcatctaataaaaaatgaaagtttTATTATGATAGCATAACCAATTAGTTTGGAATTGTCAAATATTCACAATTTATTAATGTCACATATATTCTATTTGCTCAAACAAATTCACAATTTATTAATGTCACATATATGACCCGTGCGAACGCATTGataatttgtgaaattttttttttgtcaaatattaTTTAGGATACAATTTTTCTTTACACtaaacatttatattaattaacattgttatcatttatatttttttcaacgtGTTACTTTAATATTTTATCTATGTTGTGGACTAATGCACGTGaattacaatttttataattacataaaatagtttaaataaaaatcaagttTAATAAATCGTTGTTTACAATTTATATACTTACCAGAATAGACAACACAGATCACACAAACGGGTACGGAACGTGCCCGTTTGGCCACTAGTGATACATAAGTTAACAACTTTTGTTCATGATAAAAAATTAGTTTCATATAATTttgtaatgaattttttttagaaagtaTCAAAGCTACAAAATgcgaaaataaaaaatgaagacCTCATGCTTACTACTCAAACCTTTTACTACTAGACTAAATGTAGTGgtttattttaaggaaaatattGAAATCTTCCCCGTTTTCCTCTTTTTTGATGCATTTAATTTAACTAGTAGTCAGACGGACACGTTCCGTCTGTGTGATCCGTTTTTTCTATTTTActagtaaaaaattatattctagATTTTTCATATacatctacatttttttttaagtaaagaAGTTATTGAAGTTAAGAAAATATAGAAGTTATAAAGTATAGCAGTTATAGAAGTTAAGTAAAAAAAGagcaaaaacaaatttaaaaaacaaagaaaaaaattgttaagagtatttatggtattttaaaaaaaaggctgtgttttgttgtttttattattagtatatatagatatagatataaatttaatttaaaatttaaatttctcaGTTGGTGTTGCATTGCGTGATCATTTTCTGCGTTGAGACCTTGATATGCATTCTCAATAAAATTCGTCTCTGCTCTCTCATTGGTTCTCATATAAccgtttttctctctctcatttcttATCTATTCTCtctttttcatttcattctCCTCTATCTCTTTCTCTCTGCGTTGGTTTCCACTTTCTTCTACAACACTATGGCTTCAACTCCACCTCCACCAGATTCTCATCCTCAGCCTTCTTATTCAAGTAACTCCGATGATCTTTTTCCCTTTTACTTGTTgattatatgaaaatcttggtaattataatcaaattattataaTGATAGGTTTTAGGGTTTATTTACAAACATTTTGAGATTCTCATCCTCAACCTTATTATTCAAGTATCTCCGATGATCTTTTTCCCTTTTACTTGTTGATTATACGAAAATCCTTggtaattataatcaaattattataaTGATAGGTTTTAGGGTTTATCATTTTGTGCTTTTACAAACATTTTGAGATTCTCATCCTCAACCTTCTTATTCATGTAGCTCCGATGATCTTTTTCTCTTTTACTTGttgattatatgaaaatcctTGGTAATTATAATGAAATTATTATAATGATAGGTTTTAGGGTTTATCATTGTAGAATTTCCGAAATGTCTGTTGTGCATCTCTCTAATGTATGtggaatatatattattaattgcTCTGTTATGGATGTGTATGAATGAGAGTGTCTGGTTTGCTTTGTGTTTTTATATGATTCTCTTTTGGTAAACTATGGTAGATATATAGAGTATTAGAAAGAGAGAGATGCTTGTTGTATGAGTTACATATACCTTGACTTAAATATGTTGGAAAACTTTTGCATGCGCTACAAAACTAATAGTGGAAATTTCTGCTTACTAACAGGGGAGCGTTATTTGGAGGCTATTTTACTTGAGGCTGATAAGCTGAAAAATTCTGAGGAAGCTTATCAACTTGTTTTTTCGACTGCACTTGCCACTTCTCTTTGGCATGATCAAAACTTGGGATGGCCTATATTGGAGTTTGAAGGGAGGGATGCGCTTCTGGAAAAAGCCTTGTTATTTGCAAGTGATGTGTCAAGCAAATTTCGTGATTGTGCAATTGAGGAAGCTAAGCTACTATCATCATCAATTGATCCCAGCATTTTTGAAATAGTGAATAATATGAAAGCTTTTCGCACGCATGATTCTTTTAGAGGGATAACACTGTGTTTGAAGAAACTTTTGGATTTTCATTGTAATGAAGATCTCTCTGAATACGATTGGCCGGAGAATATGTTTGGGTTTGATGATAATTGTATTGAAGACATGATGATGAATAGGAAGCTTTCTCTTGAGACATTTATTTACTGTTGGACATGTTTGAAGAAAAACATGGAGGCTTTAGTAAACTGTCTTGGCAGTGAGTTCAATGGTGACAGTGAGATTGACAGGTTTGTATTGAGCTACTTGGGTGTGTGGAATCTGGATGGCACTTATGTTCTGCTCATGCCTGAAGCCAAGTGGGTGGAGGAGCTGGCCGATAAAAGTCTAAAGAGAAATGGAAGTCTAGTCTCAGTTGACTTTGAAGATTTGGTTACTTCTGCTGGGAGaatttggattgaagaaatGTCAGTTTTTGCAATGACTTGTTGCGACCAACTTGAGAGCATTGCTGATTTTTTATATCAGAAAAAGtatccttctaaagctctttgCTTCATGACATTTCTGCACATATTTGAGGTGATTCGATTTCTCAAACCGTATCTGCGTAGGCTTCAACATACAGAAGCATTAACAATGTATGAGCAGCTTCGGAAACGCGCCGTTCATGTGTTTTATGTATTGGTCAATCCTTTGGGTTGGGATACATCGATGACCAAAGACATGGCTTTGGCAAGGAAAAGTGAAGCTTGTTTAGTGGTTGCCACAGAATATATGCGTGAAAAAATAAAGGGAAAAAATAGATTGAATGAAAGTGACATGGCACTTGTTGCCCAAATGGTGCTTTCCACTCCAAATTTGAGAAAAGAGGTTTATATAAAtcttcaaaagaaattaaaaaacaatgagGTATGGTATAATTTCATTGGAACATATGTAGAAGAGGTCAGTGAATTAAACCAATTGTTGTCACTTTATGAAGTGGTTAAGCATACCAAGATGTGTAGTAAGTGGAAGGATCAAGAAGAAAGAGTAATGTCTTATCGCCAAATGTACATGATTGAGAGGCTTCTAACCTTAACATCACTTGCCAAGGGTACAAGCTACCTTACTAAGTCAAATTTGGCAGACTTGATTGTTCAGTATGATGAACAATCAAGCTTAAGATTGAGTTCCTTGGGTAGTATAAAAGCTAATCAATTGGAGGACATACTCATGTTCTTTGCCAAATTTTTGGTTGAGTTTACTAAAAACTTAAATTTGTTCCCGGTTGAAGACTTATGTTGTCTTACTTTAAGAGCAGTTGTTTGGGCTTGTTTACTCTATCTTACCTTTGGAGGAGAACACTTAGATTTCTTGAAGTGTATGTTGCTGGATGACAATATAACTTCTCATTTGCCATCAACCTTTAAGAAAGCTTTGGAAATAAGAAGGAAAGAGGATATCATTGATGTAAAAATGGTTGCTAGAGCATTCCAAAAGCTTAACAATCCTTTGATGCTGATTCAAAGCTTAAGGAAAGAGGATAACTCAGTAACTATTTTATATGCTGATTCAGATTCAGATTCAACCTTTGATGCTGGTAGCTCTTGCTTTTGGGATGCTCTGCAGGACTGTTCTTCAAAGATCTCACATATTCAGGTAAGggactcttttattttttgtttgatttagtATATGTTTGTAAGGGCCTGTTTGattgtttaattgttttgtcaaTTTAGAAATTTTTGGATCGAATGCTCCCATTGTTGTCTTCGTCTGTTCAAGACCCGATTTGCATAGCCAATCAATGTCAAATGCGGGAATTCACCCGGCTGATAGGTGAAATGGAGCAACTTCATGAAGAAGTTAAACATAGGTGATATAATTAACTTAcatgccaattttttttaatgccaATTAGTTTGTTTCTTACTCATGTTATTGTGTTGTGTGTATATACTTTTAGTCCCTGCTGTATGGATTTGGTGGTCAAGATCTCAAAGACAATACTTTTAAGACGATCAAGAATGACTGGCATTTTGGATCAACATATCTTGTTGTGTAAAAAGAATGACGccgatgaagaagaagaatgggAGACTGAAActgatgaagaaaatgaagaggtGAAAAACGATTACAAATACGAAGGAGACTTCAATACTGATGATGATGAATGGTAGACCATGTATATTCtgataaaacaatttaaagTTCATATAAAACAATTTCTTGTGGTTGTATATTCTGATGAATGGTAGACTTCAATACTTTCTAGCTGTtcatataaaacaatttttagtgATCAATCCCTGCACCGAGTTGGGATGTTTTCCTTTAACTTCAAAATCCCTTAgtatctttattattttgtataatttgtttctatttttaaatttaaccATTTTAAGTTCCTCcctcaaatattttattgaaatattttatgGATGAAAGCTTGGAACAGATGATGATAGGTTGAAATTTGGTGCACAACCAAAATTAGGCAAGTTTTGAGGATGTTGGTTGGaaaattgatttggatttggataattGTTGGAATTTTGATAACTGTTAGGATTtggataattgttgggattttgatagcCAAATGGAaaattagaagaattttgggtgttgaaattattattgggatccatttcacacaaaaaaaaaaagactaaaacttcaaattaaacactaatagaaagataaacaagattaagatagtgaaaaacttgatttttttttaagatcatTATATTGATCATATATATGTGACTCGTGTGACAAGTATCAAATGGGGTATAACCTATGAGCCAACTTAGTCCAACCCATGTCACCGACAGATTAGCTCAAAAAAATGCTCATATTTTCTTGAGTTGTTTTGATCCGGATCACTTTAACTAAGGAGTCAAAGTGCatctaattaatttaaacttttacGTGAGTACAAAATAAATAACCATGCATACTAATAGGACAAAATTGTGAAACtacttagattttttttatcgcAAATGCATGCTAAATAGTGTTTTTAGACACTCTTTAAATCtttaaataatactaatattttataaaaagaaaattataaaatatgtgAAGTCAATCTGAAATGttcaatattttaaatagactttttaaaaaatgttccaAAAATATTGTTCagcaatatttttatatatattctttttttttgaacaagccaaaatgagatatatataaacaaaaagtcttcttagcacaagacgtgccaagaACGACCAGATAAAGTTACACTAGAGTCAAAGAAATACAataaccaaaagaaactatacaaggcCTAgacaaagcataggactagaccaccaactatggcagttcaaagctaaagtactactcgtcgctttcaaccacctgtAGGAAAAaatcttgatcttgtccaacatatgatgcacTGAGTTTGttgagcctctgaacaatctATGGTTTCTTTCGGTCCATACAACCCACACAACAGCAAGCCATATAAGCTGCATGAAAGAACGTTGTGCTCGAAGACCCCCTGCTGAACCtgtaaactgaacaaagtgaTCGGAAAGAGTCTGAGCAGTCACCAGAGAAGAGCCAATCCAGGAGCTGACAAGAGACCAAAGGGCACCAAAAGTGCTGCAAGAAAGGAATAAGTGATGAGCCGACTCAACCCCTCTGCAGCCAGAAACACAATGATGGGCCGCCTCAGATAAGATCcctcgagtaaccaggtttgctttggtaggtaacctgtcccgCAAGAGTCGCCATGCAAAGatagaaaccttcaaaggaacctggcGGTGCCAAATAAGACCTGACGCAACATCCAAAGTAACTGCATCCCGCGTCGTCAAAAACAGATATGCTCCACGAACAGTATAACCATCAGCCAAGTCAgactgccactgccacctatcggAAACATGATCCTGCAAAGAGAGGGTAAAAAGTAAAGTCTGACATTCCCCcagcatctcctcctcccacgccctcaactgacGCCTCCACACCCACGCCTCCCCTCCAACCCCCCATCCATGCataaacatctcagccaccgtGGCCGATTTATTTTCTGCTAGATCAAACAGCCTCCCAAACCGCTCCCGCAAAGAGGTCCCATCCACCCAAGGATCAGTCCAAAAGAAAGTATCGGACCCATCCCCCACCTTTCTCGAAACATACTCTCTGAACCACCCTCCCCCTGCCTCACCTCCACCATCCCGAATATGCGCCAACTCCCTCCACCATGTCGACCCACGAGCTCCACCCTCACACAGCCTGCCTCTCTCCACCCCGTAACGACCTGCCAACACTCGGAACCACAAACCCTCTCTATCCActagcatcctccaacaccacttgccTAACAGGGCTAAgttaaactccctcaactgcCTAACCCCCAAACCCCCGTACTCCTTACGTAAACAAATAGTTTTCCAGTTAATCCAAGATATTTTCCTATCATCCTtactcccccccccccccccccccaaaaaaatttaatcaaaatagattcGATAGAAGAAATAGTACCTGATGGAGCTTTAAAGAAggaaagagcatagacaggcAGAGAGGTCAGAACGGATTTAAGCAGAActagacgaccaccaaaagaaagaaagcgaCTCCTCAAACCCGACAAACGATTCTTCAAACGGTCCAAAACCGGTTCCCAAAAACCTAAACGCCTCAGATCACCCCCAATAGGAAGACCCAAATAAAGGAAATGAATCTTTCTCACTTTACAACAGAGAGCTGACGCCGCCTCACCTAACCAAGAATCAGGGATGTTAACCCCAACTAGCAtgctttttatatatattcttaaaattgttgttgtCTCTAGTTAGAGACGTTGTACCCAAAAAAGAGAGTAGAGACATACGTTTAATTATCATGTTGACTGTTAAATAATTGTATTGGAATTTGGTTGAAAGCAACTATGTTTAGAAAAAGTAAGGTtgctttaatttttgtttttgaaaaggaAGATTTTGaagtgaattttattttttggggtatatagtgatattttttatttttataaagagggaaaaattatttttaataaaatggtcTAATAATAGTATTAAGCTGACactcatttttaaattaaagtgGTATGAAATACCTTAATGGTCCgtttgaatttgacttattttttagtttacgaaaatagtttatgtaaataaataaatttttaacttaatttataaattttcactaacaaaaattatgtctttataagattttttttcataaactacattaaaaaataaattaaatcatacataaaaacttatttatttacataaactgTTTCGCAAAAGCTAAAAAAGATAATTTGTATACATAGCATAGTTTGCCCCGTGCAACGCAAGGGTAGAAATACTAGTTTTGATATTATGTTAAGAAACATAACATCCATGAAAATACGAGAGAAAAACTTAAAATGCAATTAGTGAAAATGTTACGAGGAAAAATTACCTACTAATGAGATGGTTACATCTATACATAGACACTACTAGGTACCAATTACTACTATTTCACTAACACTATCTTATAAGTAACTCATATCTTCAACACACGGTTGAAGAATAAACCACAAAATTAGTCTTTAATTTTATAggtgtttttaaaatttcagtaTGTCTCATGATTTTAGAAACCTATTTTAGAGCATCCCATAAAATTAGAGACAAAGTACAATAgttttaggctctgtttggtaaaaatagtggttggctgataagctagcttatagcttatggctgatagctgatagcttatagcATATGACTGATGGCTGATAAGCTAAttaaaagtgtttggtaaaattagcggttcaactaGCTCATagatgtaaaatgacataaacgGACATTCcaatttgtaataatatttaagatatttaattagtaaattaaatttattaatttaatatatcttttatatattattatattaatttttatttgttgaaattttatttaagtttattttatgttatttttataatttataaaaaaaaaacaatatattcaaataaaaatggacATGGTTCGTTTCATTTTGCCTTTTTTCATGGATATTAGACTTATTTTGATCTATTTTGggttttatttaaatttaaaacaaaaagtagTAGCTTATAATATTGTTTTACGGGATGCATCATGTTAAAACAGTCTATAAAAAATGTTAcacattttttttgacaaaaaaaaaaatgttacacatTGTTTTAATGTTGTTAATATTGTTAgaattttttagtcaaaaatcGTTATTAGtaagttttagttttttctaTGGGTACGAAATAGTAAGCCGATATTAATATATATCTAGTTTATTATAAAGGGTAATAGTggattttagtaaaaataataagggtacaaatagaagaaaaaatgaaaagctataagttataagcttataagctacttgaaatagcttatgaaaaataagctataagtcagtaaaataagctataagctcatggTGAAAAGACCATTACCAAACAggtcttttaacttataagctataagacaTAAGCTATAAGTCAGTTTCTATGtcttaccaaacagaccctttaTTCAAGATATGACTAATAAGAATGCTGATATAAATTTAATGTAcataaataaaagttttaagATCAATATGActaattattactttttttataaaagcaaaatgTACGGCTAAAATATCCTAACTATATTGTCATCTCAAAAAAGACACATCTTAatgaaatttattaaattaaaatattaaggTTGTATAGAAACCTTTGGAGAACTAGATCAAAATTAAAGGTGTGAAAATCTCTCTGCCtaattaaaaaccttaccaaagaaaatccaacaaaataaaactttgtgaaaagaaaaaagagcaTAAAGATATAtgacatctatatatataaatcctagatagttgtccaattgtctatctaaaccctaatccaaaaaccaatcaaaacctttcatttagccacatcacttacatccatttaatgtgtggtactaattataattataattataattgttttgggttattatccattttaattttattattttgtgtattttattgttttttgttcaaaatagttaatgtttttgctaataatcttttgtccattatttgtgtatataaggagttggtcgattgttaggactacttcctaatgttagtaaaaaacaaaatactaatGGTTGGTATGCCCGGcctgatttttatcatattcgattttgagtatgagttaagttggtttatctttgctccaatgaGTTTCagattaatataaatgacaaattcgataatgaagtagtttatccaactcagaatcatGCATTATTCAACGCCAATTGTttttcatggtcaattatatgttgtcattttcaaagttattttaaagaatgagttaaaaatattgataaccAATGTTAAGGAAgaaaataccaaagtaacttcaaatgtgatgtataaataaataagaacgACCAGATAAAGTTACACTAGAGTCAAAGAAATACAataaccaaaagaaactatacaaggcccagacaaagcataggactagaccaccaactatggcagttcaaagctaaagtactactcgtcgctttcaaccacctgtAGGAAAAAATCTTGATCTTGTCTAACATATGATGCACTGAGTTTGttgagcctctgaacaatctATGGTTTCTTTCGGTCCATACAACCCACACAACAGCAAGCCATATAAGCTGCATGAAAGAACGTCGTGCTCGAAGACCCCCTGCTGAACCtgtaaactgaacaaagtgaTCGGAAAGAGTCTGAGCAGTCACCAGAGAAGAGCCAATCCAGGAGCTGACAAGAGACCAAAGGGCACCAAAAGTGCTGCAAGAAAGGAATAAGTGATGAGCCGACTCAACCCCTCCGCAGCCAGAAACACAATGATGGGCCGCCTCAGATAAGATCcctcgagtaaccaggtttgctttggtaggtaacctgtcccgCAAGAGTCGCCATGCAAAGatagaaaccttcaaaggaacctggcGGTGCCAAATAAGACCTGACGCAACATCCAAAGTAACTGCATCCCGCGTCGTCAAAAACAGATATGCTCCACGAACAGTATAACCATCAGCCAAGTCAgactgccactgccacctatcggAAACATGATCCTGCAAAGAGAGGGTAAAAAGTAAAGTCTGACATTCCCCcagcatctcctcctcccacgccctcaactgacGCCTCCACACCCACGCCTCCCCTCCAACCCCCCATCCATGCataaacatctcagccaccgtGGCCGATTTGTTTTCTGCTAGATCAAACAGCCTCCCAAACCGCTCCCGCAAAGAGGTCCCATCCACCCAAGGATCAGTCCAAAAGAAAGTATCGGACCCATCCCCCACCTTTCTCGAAACATACTCTCTGAACCACCCTCCCCCTGCCTCACCTCCACCATCCCGAATACGCGCCAACTCCCTCCACCATGT
It contains:
- the LOC123905473 gene encoding uncharacterized protein LOC123905473 isoform X1; translated protein: MLRLKNLFKKTRSSNHIYFILCKWERYLEAILLEADKLKNSEEAYQLVFSTALATSLWHDQNLGWPILEFEGRDALLEKALLFASDVSSKFRDCAIEEAKLLSSSIDPSIFEIVNNMKAFRTHDSFRGITLCLKKLLDFHCNEDLSEYDWPENMFGFDDNCIEDMMMNRKLSLETFIYCWTCLKKNMEALVNCLGSEFNGDSEIDRFVLSYLGVWNLDGTYVLLMPEAKWVEELADKSLKRNGSLVSVDFEDLVTSAGRIWIEEMSVFAMTCCDQLESIADFLYQKKYPSKALCFMTFLHIFEVIRFLKPYLRRLQHTEALTMYEQLRKRAVHVFYVLVNPLGWDTSMTKDMALARKSEACLVVATEYMREKIKGKNRLNESDMALVAQMVLSTPNLRKEVYINLQKKLKNNEVWYNFIGTYVEEVSELNQLLSLYEVVKHTKMCSKWKDQEERVMSYRQMYMIERLLTLTSLAKGTSYLTKSNLADLIVQYDEQSSLRLSSLGSIKANQLEDILMFFAKFLVEFTKNLNLFPVEDLCCLTLRAVVWACLLYLTFGGEHLDFLKCMLLDDNITSHLPSTFKKALEIRRKEDIIDVKMVARAFQKLNNPLMLIQSLRKEDNSVTILYADSDSDSTFDAGSSCFWDALQDCSSKISHIQKFLDRMLPLLSSSVQDPICIANQCQMREFTRLIGEMEQLHEEVKHSPCCMDLVVKISKTILLRRSRMTGILDQHILLCKKNDADEEEEWETETDEENEEVKNDYKYEGDFNTDDDEW
- the LOC123905473 gene encoding uncharacterized protein LOC123905473 isoform X2; this translates as MASTPPPPDSHPQPSYSRERYLEAILLEADKLKNSEEAYQLVFSTALATSLWHDQNLGWPILEFEGRDALLEKALLFASDVSSKFRDCAIEEAKLLSSSIDPSIFEIVNNMKAFRTHDSFRGITLCLKKLLDFHCNEDLSEYDWPENMFGFDDNCIEDMMMNRKLSLETFIYCWTCLKKNMEALVNCLGSEFNGDSEIDRFVLSYLGVWNLDGTYVLLMPEAKWVEELADKSLKRNGSLVSVDFEDLVTSAGRIWIEEMSVFAMTCCDQLESIADFLYQKKYPSKALCFMTFLHIFEVIRFLKPYLRRLQHTEALTMYEQLRKRAVHVFYVLVNPLGWDTSMTKDMALARKSEACLVVATEYMREKIKGKNRLNESDMALVAQMVLSTPNLRKEVYINLQKKLKNNEVWYNFIGTYVEEVSELNQLLSLYEVVKHTKMCSKWKDQEERVMSYRQMYMIERLLTLTSLAKGTSYLTKSNLADLIVQYDEQSSLRLSSLGSIKANQLEDILMFFAKFLVEFTKNLNLFPVEDLCCLTLRAVVWACLLYLTFGGEHLDFLKCMLLDDNITSHLPSTFKKALEIRRKEDIIDVKMVARAFQKLNNPLMLIQSLRKEDNSVTILYADSDSDSTFDAGSSCFWDALQDCSSKISHIQKFLDRMLPLLSSSVQDPICIANQCQMREFTRLIGEMEQLHEEVKHSPCCMDLVVKISKTILLRRSRMTGILDQHILLCKKNDADEEEEWETETDEENEEVKNDYKYEGDFNTDDDEW